The Linepithema humile isolate Giens D197 chromosome 2, Lhum_UNIL_v1.0, whole genome shotgun sequence genome has a segment encoding these proteins:
- the LOC105678915 gene encoding protein toll-like, which yields MFNRLEICFAILIVVVGNVSAHWAVNCPKNKTICSCKLNELGNFKIFCEVGESAIDIDVVPGAPNRPIKLVHITCVNSKWSDFNLYNLIKGEVRKIYFSECDLPKNNSLKTITTMLGVTDIRKLFFNSENENVISLKTMHLKGFTNLVYLDLSYNNILSTDEDLLADLPKLNYLNLRENNLREVNLLFKYVPMLQTLKLDNNILQSIKPSTFDSLQNLVILSLNDNNLTELPSGIFDKLVKLSHLYLSSNNFLTLSNNTFSQLRNLAVLTLNNNSFIFLPSYLLRNNTNLRTINLSSNRKKLYTLPSGFFSNLTKLRILNLGNNGLIFLPKDLLWGCFSLTILVLSKNNINTVSANLFRDLKNLAELNIDSNKLEKFSLNITLYLKNLQKLDASKNRISSIIDPNAFYSVPKLEVLNMAENFLRNIPDYSFNILYKLKIANFSHNFLTLYQKANIFIDENGITSLFVECVLLQELYLANNRISQIFSDWKSLPNLQILNLKYNYISKLSIDDLQFASKNIEIDLTYNRIQHVHLNNVKELLKDEKSHRAVILIDNNPIDCGCNIYDFLRYLEGKMDPSITSHFSIIPGNLTCKTSNVRRVTELRSESIICGTKNSITTQTCPETCKCFEKKHHNVFIMNCSNSHFERIPNIRHKPLKFQKIELDFDNNNIIQMPNLTELGPVSKLILSRNKISEITLGGLSKTIEILELHNNNISTISSDVLNFLSNATNLISLTLRKNPWTCNCNTTDFFDFVLKKSKIIADLHNVTCYGKNKLISNVKDYCPDYMKNNENNKTIDKQLTIMENDAKYSSSFIFVSVGFIIIIFGLFCYMYQSQLKRKLFSYWSMTEEECESDQETLYDAFISYSQNDHDFVMNKLVRELENGSTPLKLCLPYRDWLEGESTTTNIAKSVKLSNRQTVMVLSPSFLENIWAVTEYWAALCQALDQDESNVTLILYGDIDLTDEHLDSELKTYINSKIYIKWGDPWFWNKLRQSLQHNFKLSANHSKPVSLYYEAHQTS from the exons ATGTTCAATCGTCTCGAAATATGTTTCGCGATTTTAATCGTTGTTGTGGGCAATGTATCCGCTCATTGGGCTGTTAATTGCCCAAAAAATAAGACAATTTGCAGTTGTAAATTAAATGAGTTgggaaatttcaaaatattctgtGAAGTCGGCGAATCTGCTATTGACATTGATGTTGTACCAGGTGCACCAAATAGACCAATTAAACTTGtgcat ATTACATGTGTTAATTCGAAGTGGTCAGATTTCAatctgtataatttaataaaaggcgaagtaaggaaaatatatttttccgaatGCGATTTACCGAAAAACAACAGTTTGAAAACAATTACAACAATGTTAGGAGTCACTGACAtaaggaaattattttttaacagtgAGAATGAAAATGTGATCTCTTTAAAGACAATGCATCTGAAAGGCTTCacaaatttagtttatttGGATTTATCATACAACAATATACTCTCTACGGACGAAGACCTGCTAGCCGATCTGCCTAAACTAAACTATTTAAACTTGAGGGAGAACAATTTACGCGAAGtcaatttacttttcaaatatGTCCCCATGTTGCAGACACTTAAATTAGACAACAATATCTTGCAATCAATAAAACCAAGCACATTCGATAGTTTGCAAAATCTGGTAATACTTtctttaaatgataataaCTTAACTGAGCTTCCATCGGGAATCTTTGACAAACTGGTCAAGCTGAGCCATCTCTATCTTAGCTCGAATAACTTTCTCACCTTGTCGAACAACACATTCAGCCAGCTAAGAAATCTCGCAGTGcttactttaaataataacagttttatatttttgccaAGTTACCTGCTAAGAAACAATACAAATCTACGAACCATTAACTTATCTtccaacagaaaaaaattgtacacgTTACCAAGTggattttttagtaatttaacgaaattaaGGATATTAAATTTGGGAAACAATGGACTCATTTTTTTGCCAAAAGACCTTTTGTGGGGATGTTTTTCACTAACTATTCTCGTActaagcaaaaataatatcaatactGTGTCCGCGAATTTATTTCGAGACCTGAAAAACCTGGCAGAATTAAACATAGATTCTAACAAACTTGAAAAATTCTCTCTTAATATCACCCTGTATCTCAAGAATCTACAAAAATTGGATGCATCAAAAAATCGTATTTCTTCCATTATCGa tCCTAATGCTTTTTACTCCGTGCCAAAATTGGAAGTATTAAATATGGCAGAAAACTTTTTAAGGAATATTCCCGATTAcagtttcaatatattatacaaattaaagatcgctaatttttcacataattttcttacattatATCAAAAAGCAAATATCTTTATAGATGAGAATGGAATAACATCGCTTTTTGTTGAGTGCGTTTTATTACAGGAATTATATTTAGCCAATAATCGTATTTCGCAAATATTCAGCGACTGGAAGTCTCTTCCTAATCTTCAAATACTAAACCTcaaatataactatatatcCAAATTATCT atCGACGATTTGCAGTTTGCatcgaaaaatatcgaaatagaTTTGACATATAATAGAATACAACATGTCCACTTAAACAACGTCAAAGAGTTGTTGAAAGACGAAAAGTCTCATCGCGCAGTCATACTCATTGACAATAATCCTATAGATTGCGGTTGCAATATATATGACTTTTTGCGTTATCTCGAAGGCAAAATGGATCCCAGCATCACAAGCCATTTCAGTATAATACCAGGAAATTTAACTTGTAAAACCTCAAATGTTAGGCGCGTTACAGAATTACGATCTGAATCAATCATATGTGGAACAAAGAACTCAATCACTACCCAAACGTGTCCCGAAACCTGCAAATGCTTTGAGAAAAAGCACcacaatgtttttataatgaaCTGCAGTAACAGTCATTTTGAACGCATCCCAAACATCAGACACAAACCGCtcaaatttcagaaaatcgAATTAGACTTTgacaataataacataatacaaATGCCGAATCTTACAGAATTGGGACCAGTGAGTAAACTTATCTTATCtcgtaataaaatttccgAGATCACCTTGGGTGGATTGTCGAAAACAATAGAG ATCTTGGAACTgcataataacaatatatcaaCAATATCTTCCGATGTCTTAAATTTCTTGAGCAACGCCacgaatttaatttcattgacGTTACGTAAAAATCCATGGACATGCAACTGCAATACTACAGATTTCTTCGATTTCGTTCTTAAGAAATCCAAAATTATAGCCGATCTGCATAATGTGACGTGTTATGGCAAGAATAAACTTATATCAAACGTGAAGGATTATTGTCCggattatatgaaaaataacgaaaacaATAAAACGATTGACAAACAATtgacaataatggaaaacgaTGCAAAGTACAGTTCCTCATTCATTTTCGTTTCTGTGggatttattatcattatttttggaCTATTCTGTTACATGTATCAATCGCAACTTAAAAGAAAACTGTTTTCATATTGGTCCATGACAGAAGAAGAATGTGAATCAGACCAGGAGACATTGTACGACGCGTTTATAAGCTACTCACAGAATGATCACGATTTCGTGATGAACAAGCTCGTGCGCGAGCTAGAAAACGGCTCGACACCTTTGAAACTTTGCCTTCCTTATAGAGACTGGTTAGAAGGCGAGTCGACAACGACGAACATTGCTAAGTCTGTGAAACTCTCAAATAGACAAACAGTGATGGTGCTGTCGCCAAGCTTCTTGGAGAACATTTGGGCAGTGACAGAATATTGGGCTGCGCTTTGTCAAGCGTTGGACCAGGATGAATCGAACGTGACATTAATTCTGTATGGTGATATAGATCTCACTGACGAGCACTTAGATTCAGAATTGAAAACGtacataaattcaaaaatttacatcAAATGGGGAGATCCTTGGTTCTGGAATAAATTGAGACAATCGTTGCAGCATAATTTTAAGCTCAGCGCAAACCATAGCAAACCTGTATCGCTATATTATGAAGCTCATCAAACTTCGTGA
- the LOC105678649 gene encoding trichohyalin-like codes for MFYIEKIELFHEKERASPAGNSGQRRPSRSPRSQRSRSADVDCLKKYTERRVEERRHTEIGDTNKLDTTRWMPLPRNVPRGHQSGAKRPSRDERQESVDETTAVGEKRSPPCENRFPRNELEAADRPQLAGRSHSTDVTALKSVEKRSITEQRRHTDCSDPRTIATRWIGQNNETKFYREISPLARIGCEITKSATTRWMTFVKNPSPSPIPRVNSERRSSKEYDRKDEEEHKDSDSSKWQPSRKFSPAKSEKGHLQRQDEIDIRDRSSSIADANERANKLSQRMRDLYDFKTENEWPKRAGSSPRENSWISKSSSEEERNNYQPVRRNSQDLEFNDRFDGFKLKAQHEEDRRRPQRSTHDASEVFDDTEDERLRRFNDRVRYCEDRGKVRARGRERRTYSDDYDEKVRRESRLTRHSEPPPIKRDRPEAPLAIKRLADKENKRNSDVSMRSRDSRVSYAEIDFQKRDSRPSDASYASVTLCKRGSVECRSTQKILDAPPRRAFSQSDERPATPVPPIEFNDERYVPKKLPESPKRDSTRYKVYLT; via the exons atgttttatatcgaaaaaattgaGCTCTTCCATGAAAAG GAAAGGGCCAGCCCGGCGGGTAACAGCGGGCAACGTAGACCATCTCGATCACCGCGCAGTCAACGAAGCCGCAGCGCGGACGTAGACTGCCTGAAGAAGTACACGGAGCGTCGCGTGGAGGAGCGTCGACACACGGAGATCGGCGACACCAACAAGCTCGACACCACGAGGTGGATGCCGCTACCGAGGAATGTGCCGAGGGGTCATCAGTCGGGTGCCAAGAGGCCGTCGCGTGACGAGCGGCAGGAGAGCGTCGACGAGACGACGGCGGTCGGCGAGAAACGATCCCCGCCGTGCGAGAATCGATTCCCCAGAAACGAGCTCGAGGCTGCGGATCGACCTCAACTCGCCGGCAGAAGCCACAGCACCGATGTGACCGCCCTAAAGAGCGTGGAGAAGCGCAGCATCACCGAGCAGCGCCGGCACACGGACTGCAGCGATCCGCGCACTATCGCCACGAG GTGGATAGGACAAAATAACGAAACGAAGTTTTACCGAGAGATATCTCCCTTGGCTAGAATCGGCTGTGAGATCACGAAGAGCGCGACTACCCGGTGGATGACGTTCGTCAAAAATCCGTCGCCCAGTCCCATACCAAGAGTGAATTCCGAAAGGCGAAGTTCCAAGGAGTACGACAGAAAGGACGAGGAAGAGCACAAGGACTCGGACTCCTCCAAGTGGCAGCCTTCGAGAAAGTTTTCACCGGCGAAAAGCGAGAAAGGACATTTACAGAGGCAAG ATGAAATAGATATCAGAGACCGCTCCTCGAGTATCGCCGATGCGAACGAACGAGCGAACAAACTTAGCCAACGTATGCGAGATTTGTACGATTTCAAGACGGAGAACGAGTGGCCGAAACGGGCGGGATCCTCCCCGCGCGAGAACTCGTGGATCAGTAAAAGCAGCAGCGAGGAGGAGAGGAATAATTATCAGCCGGTTCGCAGGAACAGTCAAGATCTGGAATTCAACGATAGATTCGATGGGTTCAAA cTGAAGGCACAGCACGAGGAGGACAGACGAAGGCCGCAGCGCAGCACTCACGACGCCAGCGAGGTATTCGACGACACGGAAGACGAGCGTCTGCGAAGGTTCAACGACCGGGTGCGATACTGCGAGGACCGCGGCAAGGTACGGGCGCGCGGTCGCGAGCGGCGCACCTACTCGGACGATTATGACGAGAAGGTCCGACGGGAATCCCGCTTGACCCGGCACTCGGAACCGCCGCCGATCAAGCGGGATCGGCCGGAAGCGCCGCTGGCGATCAAACGGCTGGCGGACAAGGAGAACAAGCGGAACTCGGACGTGAGCATGAGATCGCGCGACTCCCGCGTCAGCTACGCGGAGATCGATTTCCAGAAGAGGGACTCGCGTCCGAGCGACGCGAGCTACGCCAGTGTGACCCTCTGCAAGAGAGGTAGCGTCGAGTGCAGGAGCACGCAGAAGATCCTCGATGCGCCGCCGAGGAGGGCGTTCAGCCAGAGCGACGAGCGGCCGGCTACTCCGGTACCGCCGATCGAGTTCAACGACGAACGATACGTCCCCAAAAAGCTCCCCGAGTCACCAAAGAGGGACAGTACTAGGTACAAAGTGTACCTTACGTAG
- the LOC105678810 gene encoding uncharacterized protein isoform X2, with the protein MASALSSIASNRRAEEVPQMKEPPEISWENSFGSPSGVPFDDDTKELLKKCLDVSVPPPTSLSELIKRSDAFPVTFPINTMRCSSLRSRGISAETIELNANSTYPLIHEAMLPLIGRWLKHKRLHGSLVEKAMYKDMSLIQFIQRLLEKRAVYFYGQNDRWKLIDNKTGVDGWESVGTDHEKEPLVLTKCLSYDEIKLSAMMAVSSHTEFINDGARRNRGIVSSDPDAVQPRGVIMGVVGTRFAKPRVMEYQDILITPMQNTIDNGYGPAMDGISEEKRGLRDLWAKFYGEDYHPLYEEVLKRIKSKDNRRYLSLASQTVSMSVFDIENYMKRTLLSVEIILLEANTRAEKQNTTAFLHVVGFGLGVWRITQDQEIYFLKTFEIAIRKMNKKLKYVSDIMFAYFQQQKCGGAGNGDYLGDIKIHFAVREPHSRLFRATDANKLLVVTYAWDGNSLPGNEFWNGYLESSGDPAAACSSQITELHNSRINPRACGSSLHVASAEHGILHISDYAKLHLT; encoded by the exons ATGGCCTCGGCTCTCTCTTCTATCGCC AGTAATCGACGAGCGGAAGAAGTGCCGCAAATGAAGGAGCCGCCGGAAATATCATGGGAAAACTCATTTGGCTCGCCTAGCGGCGTGCCCTTCGACGACGACACGAAGGAGCTGCTAAAAAAGTGTCTCGACGTCTCCGTGCCGCCGCCGACCAGCCTATCCGAGCTAATCAAGCGGAGCGATGCGTTCCCCGTGACGTTCCCCATTAACACTATGAGATGTTCCTCGCTGAGAAGCAGAGGAATCAGCGCAGAGACCATTGAG ttaaacGCAAATTCGACATATCCGTTAATACACGAGGCGATGCTGCCCTTGATTGGCCGATGGCTGAAACACAAGCGATTACACGGTAGCCTTGTTGAAAAAGCCATGTACAAGGATATGAGCCTCATCCAATTTATCCAGCGCCTGCTGGAGAAAAGGGCGGTCTACTTTTACGGTCAGAACGATCGATGGAAATTAATTGACAACAAGACTGGCGTTGACGGATGGGAAAGCGTCGGTACCGATCACGAGAAGGAGCCATTG GTCCTAACGAAATGCTTGAGCTACGACGAGATCAAATTATCAGCGATGATGGCGGTCTCGTCTCACACGGAGTTCATAAACGACGGCGCGCGAAGAAACAGAGGCATTGTGAGCAGTGACCCAGACGCCGTCCAACCTCGAGGGGTTATTATGGGTGTCGTAGGCACAAG ATTCGCAAAGCCCCGAGTCATGGAGTATCAAGACATTCTCATCACGCCAATGCAAAACACTATCGATAACGG GTACGGGCCCGCGATGGATGGTATATCCGAAGAAAAACGCGGGTTGCGCGATTTGTGGGCGAAATTTTACGGCGAGGATTATCATCCGCTCTACGAGGAAGTCCTGAAGCGGATTAAATCTAAAGACAACAGACGTTACTTATCGCTGGCTAGCCAAACAGTTTCGATGTCAGTTTTTGACATCGAAAATTACATGAAGAGGACTTTGCTCTCCGTAGAAATAATACTTCTCGAAGCGAACACTCGCGCGGAGAAGCAAAACACGACTGCTTTCTTGCACGTGGTCGGTTTTGGCCTCG GTGTCTGGAGAATAACTCAGGATCAAGAGATCTATTTCTTGAAAACGTTCGAGATCGCCATTAGGAAGATGAACAAGAAGCTCAAGTACGTTTCCGACATCATGTTCGCTTATTTCCAGCAACAGAAGTGCGGCGGCGCAGGAAATGGCGATTATCTTGGCG atataaaaattcatttcgcTGTGAGAGAGCCGCACAGCAGACTGTTCCGAGCTACCGATGCGAACAAACTCCTCGTTGTAACTTATGCCTGGGACGGAAACTCATTGCCAg GCAACGAATTCTGGAATGGTTATTTGGAATCCAGCGGCGATCCAGCGGCCGCTTGCAGCAGCCAAATAACCGAGCTGCATAATTCTCGAATCAATCCACGCGCGTGCGGCTCCAGCCTGCATGTCGCATCCGCGGAGCATGGAATTCTGCACATATCCGATTACGCGAAGCTTCACCTTACTTAG
- the LOC105678810 gene encoding uncharacterized protein isoform X3, translating into MKEPPEISWENSFGSPSGVPFDDDTKELLKKCLDVSVPPPTSLSELIKRSDAFPVTFPINTMRCSSLRSRGISAETIELNANSTYPLIHEAMLPLIGRWLKHKRLHGSLVEKAMYKDMSLIQFIQRLLEKRAVYFYGQNDRWKLIDNKTGVDGWESVGTDHEKEPLVLTKCLSYDEIKLSAMMAVSSHTEFINDGARRNRGIVSSDPDAVQPRGVIMGVVGTRFAKPRVMEYQDILITPMQNTIDNGYGPAMDGISEEKRGLRDLWAKFYGEDYHPLYEEVLKRIKSKDNRRYLSLASQTVSMSVFDIENYMKRTLLSVEIILLEANTRAEKQNTTAFLHVVGFGLGVWRITQDQEIYFLKTFEIAIRKMNKKLKYVSDIMFAYFQQQKCGGAGNGDYLGDIKIHFAVREPHSRLFRATDANKLLVVTYAWDGNSLPGNEFWNGYLESSGDPAAACSSQITELHNSRINPRACGSSLHVASAEHGILHISDYAKLHLT; encoded by the exons ATGAAGGAGCCGCCGGAAATATCATGGGAAAACTCATTTGGCTCGCCTAGCGGCGTGCCCTTCGACGACGACACGAAGGAGCTGCTAAAAAAGTGTCTCGACGTCTCCGTGCCGCCGCCGACCAGCCTATCCGAGCTAATCAAGCGGAGCGATGCGTTCCCCGTGACGTTCCCCATTAACACTATGAGATGTTCCTCGCTGAGAAGCAGAGGAATCAGCGCAGAGACCATTGAG ttaaacGCAAATTCGACATATCCGTTAATACACGAGGCGATGCTGCCCTTGATTGGCCGATGGCTGAAACACAAGCGATTACACGGTAGCCTTGTTGAAAAAGCCATGTACAAGGATATGAGCCTCATCCAATTTATCCAGCGCCTGCTGGAGAAAAGGGCGGTCTACTTTTACGGTCAGAACGATCGATGGAAATTAATTGACAACAAGACTGGCGTTGACGGATGGGAAAGCGTCGGTACCGATCACGAGAAGGAGCCATTG GTCCTAACGAAATGCTTGAGCTACGACGAGATCAAATTATCAGCGATGATGGCGGTCTCGTCTCACACGGAGTTCATAAACGACGGCGCGCGAAGAAACAGAGGCATTGTGAGCAGTGACCCAGACGCCGTCCAACCTCGAGGGGTTATTATGGGTGTCGTAGGCACAAG ATTCGCAAAGCCCCGAGTCATGGAGTATCAAGACATTCTCATCACGCCAATGCAAAACACTATCGATAACGG GTACGGGCCCGCGATGGATGGTATATCCGAAGAAAAACGCGGGTTGCGCGATTTGTGGGCGAAATTTTACGGCGAGGATTATCATCCGCTCTACGAGGAAGTCCTGAAGCGGATTAAATCTAAAGACAACAGACGTTACTTATCGCTGGCTAGCCAAACAGTTTCGATGTCAGTTTTTGACATCGAAAATTACATGAAGAGGACTTTGCTCTCCGTAGAAATAATACTTCTCGAAGCGAACACTCGCGCGGAGAAGCAAAACACGACTGCTTTCTTGCACGTGGTCGGTTTTGGCCTCG GTGTCTGGAGAATAACTCAGGATCAAGAGATCTATTTCTTGAAAACGTTCGAGATCGCCATTAGGAAGATGAACAAGAAGCTCAAGTACGTTTCCGACATCATGTTCGCTTATTTCCAGCAACAGAAGTGCGGCGGCGCAGGAAATGGCGATTATCTTGGCG atataaaaattcatttcgcTGTGAGAGAGCCGCACAGCAGACTGTTCCGAGCTACCGATGCGAACAAACTCCTCGTTGTAACTTATGCCTGGGACGGAAACTCATTGCCAg GCAACGAATTCTGGAATGGTTATTTGGAATCCAGCGGCGATCCAGCGGCCGCTTGCAGCAGCCAAATAACCGAGCTGCATAATTCTCGAATCAATCCACGCGCGTGCGGCTCCAGCCTGCATGTCGCATCCGCGGAGCATGGAATTCTGCACATATCCGATTACGCGAAGCTTCACCTTACTTAG
- the LOC105678810 gene encoding uncharacterized protein isoform X1: protein MSLFACCVRRSNRRAEEVPQMKEPPEISWENSFGSPSGVPFDDDTKELLKKCLDVSVPPPTSLSELIKRSDAFPVTFPINTMRCSSLRSRGISAETIELNANSTYPLIHEAMLPLIGRWLKHKRLHGSLVEKAMYKDMSLIQFIQRLLEKRAVYFYGQNDRWKLIDNKTGVDGWESVGTDHEKEPLVLTKCLSYDEIKLSAMMAVSSHTEFINDGARRNRGIVSSDPDAVQPRGVIMGVVGTRFAKPRVMEYQDILITPMQNTIDNGYGPAMDGISEEKRGLRDLWAKFYGEDYHPLYEEVLKRIKSKDNRRYLSLASQTVSMSVFDIENYMKRTLLSVEIILLEANTRAEKQNTTAFLHVVGFGLGVWRITQDQEIYFLKTFEIAIRKMNKKLKYVSDIMFAYFQQQKCGGAGNGDYLGDIKIHFAVREPHSRLFRATDANKLLVVTYAWDGNSLPGNEFWNGYLESSGDPAAACSSQITELHNSRINPRACGSSLHVASAEHGILHISDYAKLHLT, encoded by the exons ATGTCGCTGTTCGCCTGTTGCGTTCGTCGG AGTAATCGACGAGCGGAAGAAGTGCCGCAAATGAAGGAGCCGCCGGAAATATCATGGGAAAACTCATTTGGCTCGCCTAGCGGCGTGCCCTTCGACGACGACACGAAGGAGCTGCTAAAAAAGTGTCTCGACGTCTCCGTGCCGCCGCCGACCAGCCTATCCGAGCTAATCAAGCGGAGCGATGCGTTCCCCGTGACGTTCCCCATTAACACTATGAGATGTTCCTCGCTGAGAAGCAGAGGAATCAGCGCAGAGACCATTGAG ttaaacGCAAATTCGACATATCCGTTAATACACGAGGCGATGCTGCCCTTGATTGGCCGATGGCTGAAACACAAGCGATTACACGGTAGCCTTGTTGAAAAAGCCATGTACAAGGATATGAGCCTCATCCAATTTATCCAGCGCCTGCTGGAGAAAAGGGCGGTCTACTTTTACGGTCAGAACGATCGATGGAAATTAATTGACAACAAGACTGGCGTTGACGGATGGGAAAGCGTCGGTACCGATCACGAGAAGGAGCCATTG GTCCTAACGAAATGCTTGAGCTACGACGAGATCAAATTATCAGCGATGATGGCGGTCTCGTCTCACACGGAGTTCATAAACGACGGCGCGCGAAGAAACAGAGGCATTGTGAGCAGTGACCCAGACGCCGTCCAACCTCGAGGGGTTATTATGGGTGTCGTAGGCACAAG ATTCGCAAAGCCCCGAGTCATGGAGTATCAAGACATTCTCATCACGCCAATGCAAAACACTATCGATAACGG GTACGGGCCCGCGATGGATGGTATATCCGAAGAAAAACGCGGGTTGCGCGATTTGTGGGCGAAATTTTACGGCGAGGATTATCATCCGCTCTACGAGGAAGTCCTGAAGCGGATTAAATCTAAAGACAACAGACGTTACTTATCGCTGGCTAGCCAAACAGTTTCGATGTCAGTTTTTGACATCGAAAATTACATGAAGAGGACTTTGCTCTCCGTAGAAATAATACTTCTCGAAGCGAACACTCGCGCGGAGAAGCAAAACACGACTGCTTTCTTGCACGTGGTCGGTTTTGGCCTCG GTGTCTGGAGAATAACTCAGGATCAAGAGATCTATTTCTTGAAAACGTTCGAGATCGCCATTAGGAAGATGAACAAGAAGCTCAAGTACGTTTCCGACATCATGTTCGCTTATTTCCAGCAACAGAAGTGCGGCGGCGCAGGAAATGGCGATTATCTTGGCG atataaaaattcatttcgcTGTGAGAGAGCCGCACAGCAGACTGTTCCGAGCTACCGATGCGAACAAACTCCTCGTTGTAACTTATGCCTGGGACGGAAACTCATTGCCAg GCAACGAATTCTGGAATGGTTATTTGGAATCCAGCGGCGATCCAGCGGCCGCTTGCAGCAGCCAAATAACCGAGCTGCATAATTCTCGAATCAATCCACGCGCGTGCGGCTCCAGCCTGCATGTCGCATCCGCGGAGCATGGAATTCTGCACATATCCGATTACGCGAAGCTTCACCTTACTTAG